A segment of the Acidobacteriota bacterium genome:
TGTTTCCAGGAAAATGATGAAAATATGACCGCCGTCTAAGACTGGAATGGGGAGCAAATTGAAAACTCCCAAATTCAGGCTTAACAACGCCATCAACCTGAGTAAACCTTCAACCCCAAGGGATTGATAGGTATCTGAGGACATTTTGGCGATTCCCAGGGGACCAGCTAAGGTTTCCTTCACTGCCCGGTGACCGGTAAAAATCTGTCCAAGTGCGTCACCGGTGAGTACCAGAACCCGGATATTTTCATCAACTGCATATCGAAAAGCTGCTGGGAAGGATTTATTCTGGGTAATCATTGGGGTTAGTGGAACTGAACTCGGCTCAGGAGCAAATCCAACCATGACATCCCCTCGGGGTTCCTGCCGAGGTGTGATATGTAGTGGCACCATTTGTCCGTTGCGATCAACTTCAAGTTCAATCGGTTTACCTTCAAAATTGCGCACCGAACTTTTAAACCAATGAAAATGAACAACAGGCTGCCCGTTAAATTTAACAATTTTATCCCCAGGTTTGAGGCCACCGGCTTCGGCTGGAGTTCCCGGGTTGACAGCTTTGACCTGGATTGGCATTGGGGTGAGGTCATTTTGGAGCAGTCCTGAATCACCAAGCTTTTCCTGACCAAATTGAATGCGGGAAGGCGTCAAAGTCAATTGGAGTTGCTGGGTATTTCGCTGGACAGTGACTGAGAGGGGTTGATCAGGACGCAGGATGGTCGAATCAGAGACTTGTCCCCAGGTAGGGTTGGTTTTGCCATCAATCTGCAGGATTCTATCCCCTGGTTGAATCCCAGCCTTCTCAGCGGCTGATCCCAGCGCCACGCTTCCCACCACGGCAGGTTGTGTGAGATAGGCTGGGGATTGAAACATAAACATGGCCATGGCGGCTGGGATCGCAATGGCGCTCAGAATATTCATCACTGGGCCGGCAATCAGAACCAGAAACCGATGCCACCTGGGACGTGAGAGAAATTCATCGCCAGTCCCCTCGATATCTTCATCCAGCGTTTCACCCTTCATCTTGACATATCCGCCAAGCGGGATCGCTGAAACCCGATAATCGGTATCCCCATAATTAAACCCAAGCAAGCGAGGTCCAAATCCGAGCGAAAACACCTCAACTTTGATTTTCAACAGCTTGGCAACCGCAAAATGACCAAATTCATGAATAAAGATCATTGGACCGAGCACGACTAAAAACAACAACAGGGTTAGCAGCATCCCTCTCTACTCCTTCATTCTATCTTCGGCGTGGAGACCCGGCCCTTCAGGGCCGGGTCTCCACGCCGCTCTTGCTGTGTAAGAAATTGAAATGCAGGTGGGGGAATCACCCCACCCGCTCTGCTTGAGGGAAAACTACCCTCAGTCATCTCCTTGCGGAGAGTTGTGCGTACCGGTCTGAATGTGACCGCCGACCGGATTCGACGTCCTCTCGACCGGATTTGGGAAGGTTTGTTGTGACCGGCACTGGCACTGACTCCCATGCCTGTTTAACCGGTCACCGTAGAGCAGCGGACTGAGGCGGCATCCGCAGGTACCCATAGGATTCTTCCCAATCGTTTCCCGTGATTTGCACGGGGGGCTGGTCAACCGGAGCTTGGACCGATCTCCCCACACCGACCATCCGGCAGGATGGCGTCGTGGCGACACGACCCAAGCTCGGCCCTGAAGGGCCGAGTCTGTTGGCAAAAACATGGGCTTGGAATCATAAACTGTACCACGAGCGTGGCGGTTCCGGCAGTACAAAATCCTGAAACGCTTTTGCTGCAACAAGATGTTCCTGACCCTTGGCAAATTATTCGAAACAGGTTGTCACCCTTGGTGTTTCCATGGTAAATGAAGGGTACTTTCTGCCAGTACTTCCAACCTGTTTCCGCTTCTGCCTTTACAGTAGCGCGTCGTTTTTCAGCCAGGGAAACAAAGAGTCGTTTCATCGCTTTGATGACAAGGTTCGAAATATTGATACCTCAGGCGAATGCATGACCCTCACTGAAAGCGCCTCTTTTCAGGCTTTCAGTCTGATCTGTTTCAACCAGCACCCATGACTGAATTTGATTCCGTGTTTTTCACTGACCAGCCGGGGACTTCTGCACCTGTTGATCCATTTATTGGCCGAACAATAGACAAATATTTTATTGAGCAACGCATTGGCCGGGGCGGGATGGGGGCTGTGTATCGAGCCCATCACACCATGTTTGACAAGTGTGTGGCCATCAAGATTCTCTCTTCGAATTTGGTGAATGATCCTAAAACCTTTAAACGGTTTCAGATCGAAGCTGATGCCGCAGCTCGGTTAAAGCATATTAACGTCGTTGGGGTGACTGATTTTGGCCGAACGATCGATGGTATTGCCTATCTCGTGATGGAGTATGTGAATGGGTATTCCCTTCGGTATATTCTGGATCATAAACCGGTGCTCTCATCCGAACAGGTTGTTGCCTTGATGAAGCAAATCGGTGCCGCCGTTCATGCTGCCCACCGCAAAGGGATTGTTCATCGGGACCTTAAGCCTGACAACATTATGGTTGAAGTCTCTGAAGGTGAAGAGATTATCAAGGTCCTCGATTTTGGAATTGCCAAGCTCAAAGATTTAACAACCGGTAAAAGCTATCAATCCGAAGCTGAGAGCCTGATTGGTACCCCTCAATACATGTCTCCAGAGCAGTGTGATGGCACGAATCTGGATATGCGGTCTGATATTTACAGTTTAGGCGTTATGGCCTATGAGATGCTCACCGGGCAGGTTCCCTTCACTGGGAAGCCTGCCACCATCATGGTTCAACATCTTTCCAAAACTCCGTTGCACATCTGTTCTATTGCCACTGACCTGCCATCGGCAATTGGAGACTGTGTTATGCGGGCACTGGCTAAGGATCCAGGTGATCGGTTTGAATCAGCGCTTGATTTTGCTTCTGCGCTTGAAATGGCCTGTCCACAGCCAGTTGAGGCACAGTTGTATTTAGTACGCGAAATAATTTGTCAGCCATCGAGCGAAGTTGTGGTTCCGGAAGATGAACCACAGGGGAGCCAAACTGAAGGTGTGTACCTGCCATTTACTGAAAACCTTCAGGATGTGCTGGAGGCGGCTCCGGTGGCTGATTTCTTAACTGATAAGGGAAAGGTGACTTTGTTGGAAGAGTCTGTTTTTCTACCTTCTGGCCGTGAAGTTCTTTCCCAGGTAGAGATTTCTCCACTTGAATCAACTCAAGCTAAAGAGGAGGAAGACCACCTGGCTGCAAAGCGCGGGGATTTATATGTAGTTGCTTCCCCAAAGGCTGGTCTCATTGATCGCCAATTTACTTTTCAGCCTCGAGTTGTTGGTTGGACTATTGCCGTAGGGGTTCTCTGTCTTTTTGTGGTCGGTGGGATTGGAACACTCGTCCATCAATATCTCACCTATCATTCCATACGTCAGAATCTCGTTTTGGCTGTCGAAGCACGCCACCCTAACCTGAAGGAACTTCACGAGCAAATTGAACAACTGGCCGTTCGTCAAGGGATTCATCTGCCATCTCAGGCCGTGAAAATCATTGTTGATCCCCCCAATCACCAACTCACAGTTGTTTTAAGGTACACCAGCTCATATTGCACGATTCCACTTCAGTATGAGATCGAACAAACCGTTCAAGACTATCCCTTAACGCTCGAAGAACTTGCCCAGGTACCAGTTGATGCCCTTCAACTGGTAAATATTTCTGCGACAGAGCTTGAGAACTACCGTTTCGAGAAAGGGATACCCTCTCATTCCGGGCAAACATCCAGAGATGAGAGGAAGTGACAAAAAGAGGCGAATTGAAAGTGACGATTTTTGTCAGATTCCGATTGTAGATATATTGGGGTGATAGGCTATTCTGTTGAATATAAACAGGTTGCTGGTAACTTGAAAGAGTGGTACGCAAATTGTATTAGCTAATTTCGAGATGTTATTCTAGGGTCGCACCTAATCTTATCGACAGCGTCGTGCGGGGTCTGTCGATAAGTTTACGGTGCGGCCATTATTTTTTATAGCGCATTCCTTCCAAAACACAAAGCCCTTCTTTCTCCTTCAGTTGGTTCCCTCAAAAATCAGCGAATTTTCCACTCAACTTCGAGTTCAACGGTGGTGGGTTGCAGTGCTTCAAGCACAATCGTGGACGTAAAGTAATTCAACGATGTGCCCGGTGAACCTAATCTTACCTTTGCCGTTCCAGAAATTGATTTGACCTTCATATCAGCCATTTGCAGGGGAAGCGACTCCCGAATCACTGGTTTCTGGTTGGGTTGTACTCCAGAAATGGTTTTAATGTCCACAAATGGACCTTGCCAAAGCAACTGGTAGGTACCAGGACCAATCTGGCCTTGCCACTGGGCCTTACTTTTGGCGACAAGCTTCCAGCTACATTCAATTTGAATGTCCCCACTACCTGGGCTTTTGGGTTCAACAACCAGTTCTGTCAGGAACTGATTGGCCAGTGATGGAAAGGTTTGAATTCGCGCCCGCCCATTCTTGGAAATACTGTTTAACCGGATGGTAAATGCCTGATATGGAAGCGGTGCACTCAATTGCGCCGAGGTGAGTGCTTCAGTTCTGCCTGAATCAGAACGGATAAATGCCTGATTTCCACGAAGTTGGATGCGACTGGTGGTTTGGGCTGGAATTTTCAGTTGGATAGTTCCCAGGGCGGGTGGTTTAGATGACAGGCGAATTTGAAGTTCGGCCAGTCTGTCCAGAATTGATTCATCCTCTGTCAGTATTCTCGCCGCATCCCGAAAAAGCTGTTGTGCCTGGCCAAAGTCACGTTCCTGATAGGCTACTTCGGCCCGAAGCCGAGTCAGATGAGCCGTTGCCTGATTTTTTCCGCGATAGGCTTCTTCGTTGTTTGGGTCCAGAGCAAGTACTTTGGCAAAGCTGGCTTCAGCTTCGGCGTACTGGTTTTGATTGAGGGCTGCTGTTGCCAGGCGAAGCAGTTGTTTTCCTTCAATCTGGGTTTGCCCACGTTGTGCCACCTGATTGGTCGGATCAATTGTCAGGACACGTTGAAAAAGGGCTTGAGCCGCGCCTTCATCGCGCCCCACAGCTTCGAGCGCCTGTCCCAGCAGTGCCTGGACCAGTACTTCATCTGACACTGACACCGGGTCCAGTTGCCGGGCCTGCTCAATATAGCCCATCATCTCGGCCCAGTTGGATTGCTTCTGAGCGACTTCGATCTGACGAAGCAACACCTTGATGGCTTGTTGTTTGGCAAATTCATCAGTTGGATCAGCCTTCAGGACCTGCTGATATGCTGTCAGTGCCTGATTCAACTGATTTTGTTCAATTGCCGCACTGCCTTCAGCAAAGCACTCTGCCTTGTGTTGGCCACGCCGAAGCTCATCGGCCAGGTCAACTCCATTTCGTTGGCTTACAGTTCGTTTCAAACCTTCTTCAAAAAAAATTTTTGCCGCGACAAAGTCTCCTTTTTGAAGAGACTGCTTTCCCAGATCAAGATAATACCGAGGCGAGCGCCCCAAGAAGACAACCACTCCGGTTGGGGTTCGGATGCTGGGTGTTTTTTTCGGAGGGCGGCGTTTGGTTGTGGCCGAGGAGGAAGTGGGCGATGTTGAATCTCCCAATCCTTTGGGCCGGACCGTTTGAGCCAAAGCCACGCTTCCAGTAAAACAGCTCAAGCAAAGGCCAAGCTGCACAACTATTGTCAACCAGGAGGTCAATCCTTTTAGAACTTGAATCATGGCACACATGTCAGGTGAGTTTGGTGTGGATGAATGATTTGTGAGGGCAGGATGCTCGTGTCACAGTGATCTGGCACAGCGAAACCCAAGTGCTTTATAGCGTGTGGCGGCAGGAACCCAATTCCGATAGGTTGTGACACAATCAGGCGGTTTATTTTCAAACGATCCGCCACGAATCACCATCAGTTTTTCCTGGGTCGGATTTGAGATTTTTTCGGTATTGCCTGGGTATGGCAAGGCTTCGCTGGCTGTCCATTCCCATACATTCCCAGCCAGATCCACATTCCCAAATGGTCCAGCGCCCGTTGGATAAGAATTGACCGGTGTCGGCTGTTTCAAGTTGGATTGGGCCGAATTTAATCGGTCAACCTGAAACTGATCTCCCCAGGGGTACCGTCGAATTTGATCACCGTGGGCCGCCGCTTCCCATTCTTCCTCAGTTGGAAGCCGTTTTCCGGCCCAACGGGCATACGCTTCCGCCTCTTCAAATGACACCCCGGTTACCGGATATTGTTCGGTACCAGCCGGAAATATCCCCCCGCTCCATTGTACTGGAGGCTTATGGCCAGTTTGCTTGATAAATTCCTGATATTGCTGATTGGTCACTTCGGTTTTATCCAGAAAGAATGCCTTTAAACTCACACGGTGCTGTGGTGTCTCAAAGGTGTCAAGATTCGGGTCATCTCCCTTGTTGCGCCCAATTGGATATTCCCTCGCCGGGATCAAAACCATGTCTGGTGGAAGCGCTGGCGGTGATGGTTGGCCGAGTGGGGGCACCGTGGGCGATGGTGCAGGAGTTGACTCACGAACTGGTTGTGGTTCCGGTCGTGGCTGTGAAAAAACCGCCCACCAGACGATCAAAGATCCAATTGCCAGAATACCGACCACTGTCCCCACCAGAGCTAGAATCTGGTTTCGACTGACCTGGCCAGATTTTTGGCGAACAGGTGACTTTTCTGGAAGGTAGGCGCCACCGGAAGCCGGTATCGTTGATCGTGTTATACCGGCGGGAACGGAGGAGGAAGTTAATTCAGAGGTCCGTCCGGGTGAGTGTGGTCTGGTGCCAGAGTCGGGTCGTTCGCTTTTGAGCGGTGTTGTTCCGCTACTCTGGAGTGCTGATGCGGTGCGTTTAAATCTGGTCTCAGTGGTTTCAGTTGATACTTCAGGCTCAGGAGCCCTCCCCATTTCGGGAGCGGCTGTTTCAGCAATGGGTTTGGTCTCAAAGGAAGCTGGCGGGCCAGGGACTTCCTGAAGCGTTGATGTCGGAGGTGATTCTAAAAACTTAACCAGATATTGAGGCGACCCTTTACGCAAAGCTGGATCCTCAGGCGGAATCGGAAGCTGGACCACCTGGTTTTCCGCCTCGTCGG
Coding sequences within it:
- the rseP gene encoding RIP metalloprotease RseP, with protein sequence MLLTLLLFLVVLGPMIFIHEFGHFAVAKLLKIKVEVFSLGFGPRLLGFNYGDTDYRVSAIPLGGYVKMKGETLDEDIEGTGDEFLSRPRWHRFLVLIAGPVMNILSAIAIPAAMAMFMFQSPAYLTQPAVVGSVALGSAAEKAGIQPGDRILQIDGKTNPTWGQVSDSTILRPDQPLSVTVQRNTQQLQLTLTPSRIQFGQEKLGDSGLLQNDLTPMPIQVKAVNPGTPAEAGGLKPGDKIVKFNGQPVVHFHWFKSSVRNFEGKPIELEVDRNGQMVPLHITPRQEPRGDVMVGFAPEPSSVPLTPMITQNKSFPAAFRYAVDENIRVLVLTGDALGQIFTGHRAVKETLAGPLGIAKMSSDTYQSLGVEGLLRLMALLSLNLGVFNLLPIPVLDGGHIFIIFLETLFGWVGLQITNGFKEKMMQTGAVLLFLLMGYVIYIDVARLFTERSATKATTKPAAVDTSPPPATPTPTPAPGK
- a CDS encoding serine/threonine protein kinase: MTEFDSVFFTDQPGTSAPVDPFIGRTIDKYFIEQRIGRGGMGAVYRAHHTMFDKCVAIKILSSNLVNDPKTFKRFQIEADAAARLKHINVVGVTDFGRTIDGIAYLVMEYVNGYSLRYILDHKPVLSSEQVVALMKQIGAAVHAAHRKGIVHRDLKPDNIMVEVSEGEEIIKVLDFGIAKLKDLTTGKSYQSEAESLIGTPQYMSPEQCDGTNLDMRSDIYSLGVMAYEMLTGQVPFTGKPATIMVQHLSKTPLHICSIATDLPSAIGDCVMRALAKDPGDRFESALDFASALEMACPQPVEAQLYLVREIICQPSSEVVVPEDEPQGSQTEGVYLPFTENLQDVLEAAPVADFLTDKGKVTLLEESVFLPSGREVLSQVEISPLESTQAKEEEDHLAAKRGDLYVVASPKAGLIDRQFTFQPRVVGWTIAVGVLCLFVVGGIGTLVHQYLTYHSIRQNLVLAVEARHPNLKELHEQIEQLAVRQGIHLPSQAVKIIVDPPNHQLTVVLRYTSSYCTIPLQYEIEQTVQDYPLTLEELAQVPVDALQLVNISATELENYRFEKGIPSHSGQTSRDERK
- a CDS encoding tetratricopeptide repeat protein — protein: MAQTVRPKGLGDSTSPTSSSATTKRRPPKKTPSIRTPTGVVVFLGRSPRYYLDLGKQSLQKGDFVAAKIFFEEGLKRTVSQRNGVDLADELRRGQHKAECFAEGSAAIEQNQLNQALTAYQQVLKADPTDEFAKQQAIKVLLRQIEVAQKQSNWAEMMGYIEQARQLDPVSVSDEVLVQALLGQALEAVGRDEGAAQALFQRVLTIDPTNQVAQRGQTQIEGKQLLRLATAALNQNQYAEAEASFAKVLALDPNNEEAYRGKNQATAHLTRLRAEVAYQERDFGQAQQLFRDAARILTEDESILDRLAELQIRLSSKPPALGTIQLKIPAQTTSRIQLRGNQAFIRSDSGRTEALTSAQLSAPLPYQAFTIRLNSISKNGRARIQTFPSLANQFLTELVVEPKSPGSGDIQIECSWKLVAKSKAQWQGQIGPGTYQLLWQGPFVDIKTISGVQPNQKPVIRESLPLQMADMKVKSISGTAKVRLGSPGTSLNYFTSTIVLEALQPTTVELEVEWKIR
- a CDS encoding SUMF1/EgtB/PvdO family nonheme iron enzyme, translated to MPLRTSLQATWLQSAPRELSAEGSTPTPSIPVTVALPKTDVPGSAAGNTRLEMDVPTLQEPITAPFVDQPPQSPLANEAFRLSQRPTRQLDQPEPNSSNTVGLHSKPPVELLTTPLASRKPQLQTAGTQPLPLIPPASTPGSGTASLIGQQPIPIPPKTTSEGTQPLPSTTTLTGPETGTASLVGHTPTETFWPGSQVVPPKDATSQLTSNSIASGSSSTQETDYLGSRNNKEIPKAFPIGTAPVQPSNETQIDHAQFDPMVDTTQMRAPQTVQQRTPRSVTKPRAASEGGNAGRSGKTSGKHKKQLTEVPPQSPLSPYEPQPKGVALPTASSNQASTDEAENQVVQLPIPPEDPALRKGSPQYLVKFLESPPTSTLQEVPGPPASFETKPIAETAAPEMGRAPEPEVSTETTETRFKRTASALQSSGTTPLKSERPDSGTRPHSPGRTSELTSSSVPAGITRSTIPASGGAYLPEKSPVRQKSGQVSRNQILALVGTVVGILAIGSLIVWWAVFSQPRPEPQPVRESTPAPSPTVPPLGQPSPPALPPDMVLIPAREYPIGRNKGDDPNLDTFETPQHRVSLKAFFLDKTEVTNQQYQEFIKQTGHKPPVQWSGGIFPAGTEQYPVTGVSFEEAEAYARWAGKRLPTEEEWEAAAHGDQIRRYPWGDQFQVDRLNSAQSNLKQPTPVNSYPTGAGPFGNVDLAGNVWEWTASEALPYPGNTEKISNPTQEKLMVIRGGSFENKPPDCVTTYRNWVPAATRYKALGFRCARSL